The Canis lupus familiaris isolate Mischka breed German Shepherd chromosome X, alternate assembly UU_Cfam_GSD_1.0, whole genome shotgun sequence genome has a segment encoding these proteins:
- the LOC119868171 gene encoding high mobility group protein B1-like, translating to MGKGDPKKLRGKMSSYAFFLQTCQEEHKKKHPDASVTFSEFSKKCSEMWKIMSAKDKGTFEDMAKVDKAHYEREMKIYIPPKGETKGEIQGPQCTLGAHFSSTYTNAPKGPPSAFFLFCSEYHPEVKGEHPSLCIGDVAKTLVEMWNKTAADNKQPHEKKAAELKEKYEKDIAASRAKGKPDVAKK from the coding sequence atgGGCAAAGGAGATCCTAAGAAGCTGAGAGGCAAAATGTCATCATATGCATTCTTTCTGCAAACTTGCCAAGAGGAGCACAAGAAGAAACACCCAGATGCTTCAGTCACCTTCTCTGAGTTTTCTAAGAAGTGCTCAGAGATGTGGAAGATCATGTCTGCTAAAGACAAAGGAACATTTGAAGACATGGCCAAGGTGGACAAGGCCcattatgaaagagaaatgaaaatttatattccccctaaaggggaaacaaaaggagaaattcaAGGACCCCAATGTACACTTGGTGCTCACTTCAGTAGCACATATACCAATGCACCTAAGGGGCCTCCTTCggcctttttcttgttttgttctgagTATCACCCAGAAGTCAAAGGGGAACATCCCAGCCTGTGCATTGGTGATGTTGCAAAGACACTGGTAGAGATGTGGAATAAAACTGCTGCAGATAACAAGCAGCCTCATGAAAAGAAGgctgctgagctgaaggaaaaatatgaaaaggatatTGCTGCATCCCGAGCTAAAGGAAAACCTGatgtggcaaaaaaataa